A region from the Acyrthosiphon pisum isolate AL4f chromosome A1, pea_aphid_22Mar2018_4r6ur, whole genome shotgun sequence genome encodes:
- the LOC100169428 gene encoding WD repeat-containing protein 35, with protein sequence MFLYLSKKIAIPNNTKINCLEWNSSQDCIAVGGDDGLLKVLKIDSGTPADGKPRGLAGQANLSINKTLEGHSGNVLTIVWNEKHNKLTSSDENGLIIVWTLYKGTWQEEMINNRNKSVVKGMAWNGEGDKICIVYEDGAVIVGSVEGSRIWGKELKKLMLTGVQWSPNSKFLLFTIKTGEVHLFDSDGNFISKLGMVCLPVSLNNVPITACHWLNRNVNDCPQLAIAYKTGHVQLMRDQYDMNPVVFECDMLIVAIKWNHNGSVLALVGTLIVDGDVKESNVLQLYSPFGEHLRTLRIPGYMVSSCCWESTSLRITLAIDSFVYFANVRYDYPWCYFAGTIVYAYRNHEEAVTEITFWNIKKNEFYHTKFDSLLCMDAYKDHCVLAVRNNNDESKPYTLIICNNINTTVDIKHINFEPIWITMNGTLVIVSSHTSFMTWQYSVPKSHSACIPNTKRKKVKMFHIDDTPSGVDELTQESREFKSSSFQKETKDRITCITASEQYLLIGRESCTLQKYSLPQVALVERKMLSSKPYKLALNSNSKRLAVIDSTGVLTLVDISEDNVVKGSTDSEASNSFQRRDVWTMKWASDDPELLAIMEKTRMYVIRGFNPEEPISTSAYIASFENLEIQAVLLDEIIQSPENPSLDYVITLETKSLRDTRQLLEKVSIGEAIKFINDNPHPRLSRLLAEASLQTLDLSTSETAFVQCKDYHGIKFVKQLANINDILLKKAEVAVYFGDYVKAEQLYIEADRKDLAVILYQKLGNWFKVVELLKSSSSLLGISGLTMNLAWQGIGDHYLDNHQWDLAVEYYKKADNPEKLVECYIILKDYESLASLAKSLPGNHPLLETISVFFVNSGMAEEWDESIDQNFSKRALTSVEFDTSRLSELMKCMNDTNRDQWLDNVKDVLTMVSKCINGGRYTEAAQLVFATVCQEIKSDIQPNIIRQLATAGALLIEEYKEKNIQSTELDVKEIAMDNFGVKPFKSRVEIIENSWRIVESIHFLILAQQQLYNGDFHLALQTSLTLRNYEDILNIEQVYSIIALAAIANGSFNIASRAFMRLETIDTKKNYYQLSLVIFSKYAPKDSTPLFIQCYSCLDNFPAWSLKCPRCKTKPEASIVTGQPLTDIKSLWCCRQCKRNATIIDMGPLNYCPLCKKEVILSF encoded by the exons ATGTTCCTGTATTTGAGCAAAAAG ATCGCTATACCAAACAACACGAAAATCAACTGTCTCGAATGGAATTCGAGTCAGGATTGCATAGCGGTGGGTGGAGACGATGGTCTTTTGAAAGTGTTAAAAATCGATTCTGGCACTCCAGCAGATGGTAAGCCCAGAGGACTGGCAGGCCAGGCAAACCTATCAATAAACAAAACTCTTGAGGGTCATTCCGGTAATGTCTTGACTATTGTGTGGAACGAAAAACACAACAAACTGACTTCAAGTGACGAAAATGGGCTGATTATAGTTTGGACTTTGTATAAG GGAACGTGGCAAGAAGAAATGATTAATAATCGTAACAAATCAGTCGTTAAAGGTATGGCATGGAATGGAGAAGGtgataaaatttgtattgtctATGAGGatg GAGCTGTTATTGTCGGTTCGGTTGAAGGTAGTCGCATTTGGGGCAAAGAATTGAAAAAACTCATGTTGACAGGCGTCCAGTGGTCTCCAAATTCAAAATTCCTTCTGTTTACCATAAAAACCGGTGAAGTTCATTTGTTTGACAGTGATGGCAACTTCATA TCCAAATTGGGCATGGTGTGTCTACCTGTATCTCTTAATAATGTGCCAATTACTGCCTGTCACTGGCTCAACAGAAATGTAAACGACTGCCCACAATTGGCTATTGCATACAAAACGGGACACGTACAACTGATGAGAGACCAATATGATATga ATCCAGTAGTTTTTGAATGCGATATGTTGATTGTGGCTATTAAATGGAATCATAATGGCAGTGTTCTGGCATTGGTTGGTACATTAATAGTTGACGGAGATGTTAAAGAATCCAATGTCCTTCAACTGTATTCACCTTTTGGAGag cattTGAGAACCCTTAGAATTCCTGGTTACATGGTGTCGTCCTGCTGTTGGGAAAGCACATCGTTGCGCATCACCTTAGCTATTGACAGTTTTGTTTACTTTGCCAATGTACGATATGATTACCCTTGGTGTTACTTTGCCGGCACAATTGTCTATGCATATAGAAATCATGAAGAAGCGGTCACAGAGATTACgttttggaatattaaaaaaaatgaa ttttaccATACAAAATTTGATTCATTGCTATGTATGGACGCTTACAAAGATCATTGTGTTCTTGCTGTACGAAATAATAACGATGAATCCAAACCGTATACCCTCattatttgcaataatataaacactacAGTTGATa tcaaaCACATTAATTTTGAACCAATATGGATTACAATGAATGGGACCCTCGTAATTGTTTCTTCGCACACAAGCTTCATGACTTGGCAATACTCTGTTCCTAAATCACATTCTGCATGCATACCGAAta CTAAGCGCAAAAAAGTGAAAATGTTTCACATTGATGATACTCCTTCTGGAGTTGATGAACTCACTCAAGAATCTAGGGAATTCAAAAGCTCATCGTTTCAGAAA gaGACCAAGGATCGTATAACTTGTATAACAGCAAGTGAACAATATTTGTTGATTGGTAGAGAGAGTTGTACTTTGCAAAAATACTCATTACCACAGGTGGCTTTGGTGGAAAGGAAAATGTTGTCCTCTAAACCTTATAAATTGGCATTAAATTCAAACTCTAa gAGATTGGCTGTCATTGATTCAACTGGAGTGCTAACACTTGTAGATATCTCAGAAGATAATGTTGTGAAAGGATCAACTGATTCTGAAGCTTCAAATTCATTCCAAAGACGAGATGTGTGGACTATGAAGTGGGCTTCAGACGATCCTGAGCTCTTAGCAATAATGGAGAAAACTAGAATGTATGTCATTAGAGGGTTTAACCCTGAAGAACCAATTAGTACTTCTGCATATATTGCTTCTTTTGAA aatttagaAATCCAAGCAGTTCTGTTAGACGAAATTATTCAGTCTCCAGAAAACCCTTCTCTTGATTATGTTATCACATTGGAAACAAAATCATTGCGAGACACAAGACAACTTTTGGAGAAAGTCAGCATAGGAGAagcaattaaatttattaatgataatccACATCCCAGACTATC gaGATTATTAGCTGAAGCGTCATTGCAAACTTTAGACCTTTCAACAAGTGAAACTGCATTTGTACAATGTAAAGACTATCATGGCATCAAATTTGTAAAACAATTAGCTAACATAAATGATATCCTTTTAAAAAAAGCTGAAGTAGCTGTATATTTTGGAGATTATGTGAAAGCTGAACAACTATATATTGAAGCTGATCGAAa AGATTTGGCTGTGATTCTATACCAGAAACTAGGCAATTGGTTTAAAGTTGTTGAGCTGTTGAAATCAAGTTCTTCGCTTCTGGGTATTTCCGGCCTCACAATGAATTTAGCATGGCAAGGGATTGGCGATCATTACCTAGACAATCACCAATG GGACTTGGCTGTTGAATACTATAAAAAAGCCGATAACCCAGAAAAACTAGTCGAATGTTATATAATACTCAAGGATTATGAGTCATTAGCATCCCTTGCTAAAAGTCTGCCAGGAAACCATCCATTATTGGAAACAATTTCTGTGTTTTTTGTTAACAGTGGGATGGCTGAAGAATGGGATGAGTCTATAGATCAAAAT TTTTCAAAACGGGCATTGACGAGTGTTGAATTTGATACGAGCAGATTAAGTGAACTTATGAAATGTATGAATGATACCAATCGTGATCAGTGGTTAGACAATGTCAAAGATGTATTGACAATGGTTTCAAAGTGCATAAACGGAGGACGATACACTGAAGCTGCCCAATTAGTATTTGCT ACTGTTTGTCAAGAAATAAAATCTGATATACAGCCAAACATTATAAGACAGTTGGCTACTGCCGGTGCGCTATTAATCGAGGAGTACAAAGAGAAAAACATTCAATCCACCGAGTTAGATG tCAAAGAGATTGCAATGGACAATTTTGGTGTTAAGCCGTTTAAATCTCGTGTTGAAATTATAGAAAACAGTTGGCGTATAGTcgaatctatacattttttaatacttgcCCAACAACAATTGTATAACG gggACTTCCATTTAGCCCTTCAGACATCATTAACACTTCGCAACTATGAAGACATATTAAACATAGAACAAGTATATTCAATCATAGCATTGGCAGCGATAGCGAACGGCTCGTTTAATATCGCATCTAGAGCTTTTATGAGACTCGAGACTATAGATACA aaaaaaaactaCTATCAATTGTCATTGGTCATATTTAGCAAGTATGCTCCCAAAGACTCTACTCCGTTATTCATTCAATGTTACAGTTGTTTAGACAACTTTCCAGCTTG GTCGTTGAAATGCCCAAGATGTAAAACCAAACCAGAAGCCAGTATTGTTACGGGTCAGCCACTGACAGATATAAAATCTCTTTGGTGTTGCAGACAATGCAAACGCAACGCAACAATTATAGATATGGGACCATTGAATTATTGTCCGCTGTGTAAGAAAGAGGTTAttctttctttttaa
- the LOC100164647 gene encoding protein-glutamate O-methyltransferase has translation MACNNDQFLEQNTPKNEPLRGKYMKSFGYHSLMRRMPTVFSEITGLLKAKQFNLANKEEINNVIDKLELLLSEILNNNPLRKIDSTSTLSLMWNQILEKKFNSDSVVTWFETEWLFTENYLYIRLKEIFEKTKTLQNYDPFKQLKYNAFDESETTMIAIAEFLIIQFSKKELDITSLKALFNQMLKICLWGNRFDLSLNIGKSKNITEDPLEAIVSLDKYILADHSDEIWNTLNVSTDKSPKIIDIILDNSAYELFTDMCLADFFVTYGFAEVVVFHGKSIPWYVSDVTKPDFEHFLNRLEKQCTSSALQKIGNRWNNYYTAGKFVIECEEFWTLPHCYSAMANEDSELYKKLGTSQLLIFKGDLNYRKLIGDINWEPSTTFKDALCRFQPTAVVALRTLKCDCVCGLNSDYETKIDENDKDNNYLSSTNYWQVNGKYAVVHLSK, from the exons ATGGCTTGTAATAATGATCAATTTTTGGAACAGAATACACCGAAAAATGAACCATTAAGAGGAAAGTACATGAA aAGTTTTGGGTATCATTCCCTGATGCGTAGAATGCCGACCGTGTTTTCTGAAATAACTGGTTTATTAAAAGCCAAACAATTCAATTTG gcgaACAAAGAAGAAATAAACAATGTTATTGACAAATTGGAACTATTACTTTCTGAAATACTGAACAATAATCCTCTACGAAAAATTGATAGTACTTCTACATTGTCATTGATGTGGAATCAAATActagaaaaaaagtttaattcagATTCTGTTGTAACATGGTTTGAAACAGAATGGCTCTTTACTGAgaattatttgtacataagATTAAAAGAGATATTTGAAAAAac GAAAACGTTACAAAATTATGACCCTTTTAAACAACTTAAGTACAATGCTTTTGATGAATCTGAAACAACTATGATAGCTATAGCGGAATTTTTAATTATCCAATTTTCCAAGAAAGAATTAGACATTACAAGTTTGAAAGCTCTTTTTAATCAAATGTTAAAG ATTTGTCTGTGGGGAAATAGATTTGATTTGTCTCTTAACAtaggaaaatcaaaaaacattacTGAAGATCCGTTAGAAGCTATTGTGTCCttggataaatatattttggctGATCATTCAGATGAAATTTGGAACACTTTGAATGTTTCAACAGATAAAAGTCCCaagataatag ATATTATTTTGGACAATTCAGCTTACGAACTTTTTACGGATATGTGTTTGGCAGACTTTTTTGTTACTTATGGATTTGCTGAAGTTGTTGTCTTCCATGGAAAATCTATTCCTTGGTATGTCTCAGATGTTACAAAACCagattttgaacattttttaaatcgtctAGAAAAACAATGCACATCCAGTGCCCTTCAAAAAATTGGAAATAGATGGAACAATTATTACACAgctg GTAAATTTGTGATTGAGTGTGAGGAGTTTTGGACTTTACCTCACTGTTATTCAGCAATGGCTAATGAAGATTCAGAGTTATACAAAAAGTTAGGAACttctcaattattaatatttaaag gTGATTTAAATTACCGAAAACTAATTGGAGATATCAATTGGGAACCATCAACTACATTCAAGGATGCCTTGTGTAGATTTCAACCTACAGCTGTGGTGGCTTTACGTACATTAAAATGTGATTGTGTATGTGGCCTGAACTCTGACTAtgaaaccaaaattgatgaaaaTGATAAAGACAATAATTATCTTAGTTCTACTAATTATTGGCAAGTTAATGGCAAATACGCTGTTGTACATTTAAGTAAATAA
- the LOC107883066 gene encoding uncharacterized protein LOC107883066, which translates to MKDTYNKNKRNRKLGTGSFSKNKQTQWALAGTLSFMEVCSYERVGLTNFKNEMNNSEEEDSVIQTVEENNSNNVNNFSSVSTTEPTAEQPEIENILETEKTKLLKEKRHSKKIKQNEVSLFDRSYDERQNILNAINKDEKDEVMRIQLMHFLKQ; encoded by the exons ATGAAAGAtacatataacaaaaataaaagaaataggAAACTAGGGACAggatcattttcaaaaaataagcaAACACAATGGGCATTGGCGGGTACTTTATCATTTATGGAAGTTTGTTCTTATGAACGAGT aggacTGACTAATTTTAAGAATGAAATGAATAATAGTGAAGAAGAAGATAGCGTAATacaaactgttgaagaaaataattcaaataatgtaaataatttttcaagtgTATCTACAACAGAACCCACTGCAGAACAACctgaaatagaaaatattttggaaacagAAAAAACTAAGTTGCTCAAAGAAAAAAGgcattctaaaaaaataaaacaaaatgaagtGTCGTTGTTCGACAGAAGTTATGATGAgagacaaaacattttaaacgccATAAATAAAGATGAGAAGGATGAGGTCATGAGGATCCAACtgatgcattttttaaaacaatga
- the LOC100160536 gene encoding gamma-soluble NSF attachment protein has product MSKDKIQEGRECMDKAAKYLKTSLLKWVPDYDSAADEYSKAATCFRVGKSYKESKECLMKASENYLQNGSLFHAAKCMDQAIIMSKEIGDTSDVFKLAMKASHYYQQHGSSGSASLLLNKVADMLQQSDPESAVKLLKEASNISGIEDSTGQAMEYTHKVARLLVKLKRYEEAENEIKRQFDLVAEGGPTSNMGRVTVELFLLQLAKDDYVAAKKVLHEYGMQYCEQAEIYMLDSIVNAYSDHDSTQILKMLNSPFIKHMDVEFAILAKSLTEKWIVEPKEQVTNIENEETDTSPTDFGGTLC; this is encoded by the exons ATGTCCAAAGACAAGATCCAAGAGGGAAGGGAGTGTATGGACAAAGCTGCGAAAta TCTGAAGACATCTTTGTTGAAATGGGTCCCCGATTACGACAGTGCAGCCGATGAATACTCGAAAGCAG ctacttGCTTCAGAGTTGGAAAATCATATAAGGAAAGCAAGGAATGTCTTATGAAAGCATcagaaaattatttacaaaatggaTC aCTTTTCCATGCTGCTAA gtGTATGGATCAGGCGATTATTATGTCCAAGGAGATAGGTGACACAAGTGACGTGTTTAAATTGGCCATGAAAGCCAGTCATTATTACCAGCAACATGGATCCTCTGGAAGCGCATCATTATTGTTGAACAAAGTTGCAGACATGTTACAACAATCAGATCCAGAATCAGCTGTCAAGCTCTTAAAAGAAGCTTCAAACATTTCTGGG attgaaGATTCAACTGGACAAGCAATGGAATACACACACAAAGTAGCACGACTGTTGGTAAAATTGAAAAG gtacGAAGAAgctgaaaatgaaataaaacgtCAATTTGATCTTGTAGCCGAAGGAGGTCCAACGTCCAACATGGGCAGAGTAACTGTTGAACTATTTTTACTACAATTGGCTAAAGATGATTATGTGGCCGCTAAAAAAGTGTTGCACGAATATGGAATGCAATATTGTGAACAAGCAGAG ATTTATATGCTTGACAGTATTGTAAATGCATACTCCGATCATGATAGTACTCAAATACTGAAAATGTTAAACAGTCCTTTTATCAAGCACATGGATGTAGAGTTTGCAATACTCGCGAAGAGTTTGACCGAAAAATGGATAGTGGAACCT AAAGAGCAAGTTACCAATATTGAGAATGAAGAGACAGACACATCACCAACAGACTTTGGAGGAACGCTTTGTTGA